Within the Puntigrus tetrazona isolate hp1 unplaced genomic scaffold, ASM1883169v1 S000000432, whole genome shotgun sequence genome, the region CAGCTTGTTggatttcatttgatttgtttaattgGATGTTCAAATACTCCCACTTGATGATGCATTGTTCTAGACTATTAAATGTCAGCCTAATGCGTTTGCCACATCGCTCCGGCTCCGTCTAATGatgtgttgtgtgtttcaggttGTGCATTTGTAAAATACCAGAGTAATGCAGAAGCGCAGGCGGCCATTAGCGCTCTACATGGCAGCCGCACTCTCCCGGTTAGTGTTCCCTTCACGGTCGCATTCAGGATTCCTCCCACAGTCACACCTACAAGCATAACACAACACACTAGCGCATTGTTTAGATATTCATACTTACTCACTGAAGCCTTTGTGCTCCGTTTTAACATCACCCACTGCATATTTTAACTCAAGACTTCTCGgttgctttttatttgatgttgtCTGTGAATGACGTTTGTCTTTATCCCTTCAGGGTGCATCTTCTAGTCTGGTGGTGAAGTTCGCAGAtacagagaaggagagaggaaTCAGGCGTATGCAGCAGGTGGCCTCCCAGCTGGGTGTCATTAGTCCCATGAGTCTACACCTGGGCGCCTACAACGCCTACACACAGGCAGTGAGCACTAACACCACACAagaatatatttacactacTGTTCTAACGTTTGGAGTCGGAAATGAGTGCTTGTAAAGATTTGTACATTATTACAGAAGATGtctagtttaattttaaatataaaagaatcCTCGAAAATTTTCTGCAGaatgtaaaatgtctttaacGTCGATATCTTGATCAGCATAATAGCGCAAAATGACTGGAGACTGGACTAATGAtgctgagaattcagctttgtatcagaggaataaatgacattttaaaatatgtgaccctggaccacaaaactagttCTAAattgctggggtatatttgtaacagtagccaaaaaatacattatatgggacataatcatcaaaattttttatgccaaaattaaagatcatgttccatttcGTAAATTTCCTACCACAGGTATATTAAAgtttacagaaaatacattcGGATGAAATTGAATTGGGATTATAGCAATAACTGGAAGCTGCATTAGGTTCGGTACCAGAAATACTTTCATAATTACTTTCCATTCCACAAACAGGAAGTTCTAATTCAAATGGCATTGACTTAATAATCTCTGTACAACCCCTACACATGCTTGATGTGTCTCAGTCCTGTTGTCCATAGCTTTGGATTCACTCCTTGTCTTGTCCCATCCAGCTCGTCCAGCAGCAGGCCTTGGTGGCCCAGTCTGCATATCTGTCTCCCGTCGCGACGGTGGCTGCGGTGCAGATGCAGCAGTTGGCTGCTCTCAATCCCAGCAGCATCATAGCCACACCCATTGCCTCAATCACACCCTCCTCAGGTAAATGACACTGTGCTACAAAAGCGGTTATACTTAGTATTCTCTTTCCAGGAGTTGTTGGTTTCATTCAGGATTTTGTAATTGTCGTTCTGCTGTAGGTACGAGCACTCCTCCAGCCATTGCTGCCACACCTGTGCCTGCTCTGCCTCCACCAATCGCAGTCAACAGTTACCCTCCAGTCCCCGCACCGCCCAATGGCCAGTCTGCCTCTGAAGCCCTCTACACCAATGGTGTCCATCCATATCAAGGTGAGGATCGCTCCtccattctttatttt harbors:
- the LOC122333941 gene encoding CUGBP Elav-like family member 3: CHIAPAPSNDVLCVSGCAFVKYQSNAEAQAAISALHGSRTLPGASSSLVVKFADTEKERGIRRMQQVASQLGVISPMSLHLGAYNAYTQALVQQQALVAQSAYLSPVATVAAVQMQQLAALNPSSIIATPIASITPSSGTSTPPAIAATPVPALPPPIAVNSYPPVPAPPNGQSASEALYTNGVHPYQAQSPALDPLQQAYTGMQHYTATYPAAYGLVGQPFPHQPTLVAQQPQQPQQLQQREGPEGCNIFIYHLPQEFTDSEMLQMFLPFGNVISAKVFVDRATNQSKCFGE